A genomic segment from Pectinophora gossypiella chromosome 3, ilPecGoss1.1, whole genome shotgun sequence encodes:
- the LOC126380632 gene encoding retinol dehydrogenase 14-like, with the protein MVSSQVIYAAVPISVIVAIGLLRKWKSRSWAKCLSNTCLRGKTFIITGANSGIGLETAKALVRRKARVIFACRDIAKAKQAIADIRREQPSGGELIPMQLDLSSLASIENFVEVVKAGFYKIDVLINNAGVVIPLSQDEKTKEGFEVHLGINHLGHFHLTNLLLDLLKRASPSRIVVVSSTLHEKGKIDFEDLNLRSEIENAKKRKSDARHNPGYSNSKLMNAYFVRALADRLRGTGIDVNACCPGFCYTNLFRHSIRWYHYVLMAPIFLLFMRSAKQGSETVVYCATDYSIEGNSGKFYRDCAEYESKYPFDKEVEVKLWNVSEEMIKARKPL; encoded by the exons ATGGTGTCGTCACAGGTTATTTACGCGGCGGTGCCGATTTCAGTGATCGTCGCTATCGGCTTACTACGCAAATGGAAGTCCAGGAGTTGGGCAAAGTGCTTGAGTAACACATGCTTGAGGGGTAAAACATTTATCATCACTGGGGCTAACAGTGGGATAGGCCTGGAAACAGCCAAGGCACTGGTGCGGAGGAAGGCGCGAGTCATATTCGCATGCCGCGATATCGCGAAGGCCAAACAGGCCATCGCTGATATTAGGCGGGAGCAACCGAGTGGCGGCGAACTG ATTCCCATGCAGCTAGACCTGTCATCACTGGCATCAATAGAAAATTTTGTTGAAGTCGTTAAAGCAGGCTTCTACAAGATTGATGTGCTCATCAACAACGCTGGTGTGGTGATACCATTGAGCCAAGATGAGAAGACTAAAGAAGGATTTGAGGTGCACCTGGGAATCAACCACTTGGGACACTTTCATTTGACTAATTTACTCCTGGATTTGCTGAAGAGGGCTTCACCTAGTAG AATCGTGGTAGTATCATCAACACTTCACGAGAAAGGAAAGATAGATTTCGAGGATCTGAATTTACGATCTGAAATTGAAAATGCGAAGAAACGGAAGAGCGATGCGCGTCACAACCCTGGCTACAGCAACTCAAAGCTGATGAATGCTTACTTCGTGAGGGCACTGGCAGACAGATTGAGAGGAACCGGAATCGATGTCAACGCCTGCTGCCCAGGATTCTGCTATACTAACTTGTTCAG ACATTCAATAAGATGGTACCACTACGTTCTGATGGCGCCAATATTCCTTCTCTTCATGAGATCGGCCAAACAA GGCTCCGAAACAGTTGTATACTGCGCAACGGATTACAGCATCGAGGGCAACAGCGGCAAGTTCTATCGGGACTGCGCAGAGTACGAATCGAAATACCCCTTCGACAAGGAGGTGGAAGTCAAGCTGTGGAACGTCAGTGAGGAGATGATCAAGGCCAGGAAACCCTTGTGA